A single Pan troglodytes isolate AG18354 chromosome X, NHGRI_mPanTro3-v2.0_pri, whole genome shotgun sequence DNA region contains:
- the CAPN6 gene encoding calpain-6, protein MGPPLKLFKNQKYQELKQECIKDSRLFCDPTFLPENDSLFYNRLLPGKVVWKRPQDICDDPHLIVGNISNHQLTQGRLGHKPMVSAFSCLAVQESHWTKTIPNHKEQEWDPQKTEKYAGIFRFRFWHFGEWTEVVIDDLLPTINGDLVFSFSTSMNEFWNALLEKAYAKLLGCYEALDGLTITDIIVDFTGTLAETVDMQKGRYTELVEEKYKLFGELYKTFTKGGLICCSIESPNQEEQEVETDWGLLKGHTYTMTDIRKIRLGERLVEVFSAEKLYMVRLRNPLGRQEWSGPWSEISEEWQQLTAADRKNLGLVMSDDGEFWMSLEDFCRNFHKLNVCRNVNNPIFGRKELESVLGCWTVDDDPLMNRSGGCYNNRDTFLQNPQYIFTVPEDGHKVIMSLQQKDLRTYRRMGRPDNYIIGFELFKVEMNRKFRLHHLYIQERAGTSTYIDTRTVFLSKYLKKGNYVLVPTMFQHGRTSEFLLRIFSEVPVQLRELTLDMPKMSCWNLARGYPKVVTQITVHSAEDLEKKYANETVNPYLVIKCGKEEVRSPVQKNTVHAIFDTQAIFYRRTTDIPIIVQVWNSRKFCDQFLGQVTLDADPSDCRDLKSLYLRKKGGPTAKVKQGHISFKVISSDDLTEL, encoded by the exons ATGGGTCCTCCTCTGAAGCTCTTCAAAAACCAGAAATACCAGGAACTGAAGCAGGAATGCATCAAAGACAGCAGACTTTTCTGTGATCCAACATTTCtgcctgagaatgattctctttTCTACAACCGACTGCTTCCTGGAAAGGTGGTGTGGAAACGTCCCCAG GACATCTGTGATGACCCCCATCTGATTGTGGGCAACATTAGCAACCACCAGCTGACCCAAGGGAGACTGGGGCACAAGCCAATGGTTTCTGCATTTTCCTGTTTGGCTGTTCAGGAGTCTCATTGGACAAAG ACAATTCCCAACCATAAGGAACAGGAATGGGAccctcaaaaaacagaaaaatacgcTGGGATATTTCGCTTTCGTTTCTGGCATTTTGGAGAATGGACTGAAGTGGTGATTGATGACTTGTTGCCCACCATTAACGGAGATCTGGTCTTCTCTTTCTCCACCTCCATGAATGAGTTTTGGAATGCTCTGCTGGAAAAAGCTTATGCAAA GCTGCTAGGCTGTTATGAGGCCCTGGATGGTTTGACCATCACTGATATTATTGTGGACTTCACGGGCACATTGGCTGAAACTGTTGACATGCAGAAAGGAAGATACACTGAGCTTGTTGAGGAGAAGTACAAGCTATTCGGAGAACTGTACAAAACATTTACCAAAGGTGGTCTGATCTGCTGTTCCATTGAG TCTCCCAATCAGGAGGAGCAAGAAGTTGAAACTGATTGGGGTCTGCTGAAGGGCCATACCTATACCATGACTGATATTCGCAAAATTCGTCTTGGAGAGAGACTTGTGGAAGTCTTCAGTGCTGAGAAGCTGTATATGGTTCGCCTGAGAAACCCCTTGGGAAGACAGGAATGGAGTGGCCCCTGGAGTGAAAT TTCTGAAGAGTGGCAGCAACTGACTGCAGCAGATCGCAAGAACCTGGGGCTTGTTATGTCTGATGATGGAGAGTTTTG GATGAGCTTGGAGGACTTTTGCCGCAACTTTCACAAACTGAATGTCTGCCGCAATGTGAACAACCCTATTTTTGGCCGAAAGGAGCTGGAATCGGTGTTGGGATGCTGGACTGTGGATGATGATCCCCTGATGAACCGCTCAGGAGGCTGCTATAACAACCGTGATACCTTCCTGCAGAATCCCCAG TACATCTTCACTGTGCCTGAGGATGGGCACAAGGTCATTATGTCACTGCAGCAGAAGGACCTGCGCACTTACCGCCGAATGGGAAGACCTGACAATTACATCATTGGCTTTGAGCTCTTCAAG GTGGAGATGAACCGCAAATTCCGCCTCCACCACCTCTACATCCAGGAGCGTGCTGGGACTTCCACCTATATTGACACCCGCACAGTGTTTCTGAGCAAGTACCTGAAGAAGGGCAACTATGTGCTTGTCCCAACCATGTTCCAGCATGGTCGCACCAGCGAGTTTCTCCTGAGAATCTTCTCTGAAGTGCCTGTCCAGCTCAG GGAACTGACTCTGGACATGCCCAAAATGTCCTGCTGGAACCTGGCTCGTGGCTACCCGAAAGTAGTTACTCAGATCACTGTTCACAGTGCTGAGGACCTGGAGAAGAAGTATGCCAATGAAA CTGTAAACCCATATTTGGTCATCAAatgtggaaaggaggaagtcCGTTCTCCTGTCCAGAAGAATACAGTTCATGCCATTTTTGACACCCAGGCCATTTTCTACCGAAGGACCACTGACATTCCTATTATAGTACAG GTCTGGAACAGCCGAAAATTCTGTGATCAGTTCTTGGGGCAGGTTACTCTGGATGCTGACCCCAGCGACTGCCGTGATCTGAAGTCTCTGTACCTGCGTAAGAAGGGTGGTCCGACTGCCAAAGTCAAGCAAGGCCACATCAGCTTCAAGGTTATTTCCAGCGATGATCTCACTGAGCTCTAA